One stretch of Procambarus clarkii isolate CNS0578487 chromosome 35, FALCON_Pclarkii_2.0, whole genome shotgun sequence DNA includes these proteins:
- the uif gene encoding uncharacterized protein uif isoform X1, with translation MRGTRLGALVLLLTALTTAQLKKNDDLFHCPDDWMLRGEYCYRFFNIRHSWDKAAALCKRFGSDLVLVESYSQNNFTEGLAHASLDDPTNSYWLGLVSLNDLSTNTLESASGKHVSLYSGFWSQGQPQVTGGECVKAKLSDQHQSWELSTCESLLPFMCRVQACTRGALHCSNGKCINKAFKCDGQNDCGDMSDEIDCPNRCHFYMRSSGDSIESPEYPKKYGPNMDCKWTLEGPVGHNVILQFFEFDTEKNFDTVQILSGGRTEDSAVSLTTLSGRQDLTDKLFISASNFMILKFKTDASVEKRGFRASWKTEPQNCGGELIATPQEQIMTSYNYPLNYPGGLECLYMLKTQQGRVITLEILDLDLEDDKDFVLVRDGDSPSDPLLARLTGSQEDNHRFIVSTGPVIYFYFYTNLGVSQRGFRIKYYSGCSVTMDANKGIISSPAYGIREYPTNQECSYLIRRPGGGPLSLRFNDFVVENKDTVQVYDGMTSSQGIRLHSGKGFSANNPPTITLTADSGSMFLMFNSDPLRSARGWSANFSADCPMLTAGEGAIASSRDTSFGSIVTYTCPVGQEFANNKTAIVTTCMPGGTWSTDYIPKCQVVYCGPVPQIDNGFSIGATNVTYLGQATYQCYAGFGFPSSKGVETITCTEHGEWQRLPECLASQCPALPETPHANQTVLNGGGRSYGTVVRFQCEAGYYRTGLPVIHCMSNGSWSGDVPTCSRIKCYDYPKIANGFVADLTRDYYFGDEARVQCHRGYQLVGSSIIQCGSDQQFLNLPTCQDINECDAAQCDAASTECKNTPGAFSCMCKPGFRPNLDCRPRGDLGVSDGGIPDDAMFVSSTAAGYEKNSVRLNSQLGWCGAEHEPGRNWVMVDLRVPTVIIGFRTQPVERADGQSAFAKSIRLQYTDDLTDVFREYTNRDGSPVEFRITSGVSLSVVNLPTPVEARYIRLTIADYETAPCLKFELMGCARQDCIDVNECEDNNGGCDQRCINSPGSFSCLCNVGYDLFTENGTAGFYTEKYESGLRDGDTYRLNKTCVRKMCPGLESPSNGLLLDTRDMYHYGDLVSFQCNFGYVMVGSDKLICNSNGIWNGTLPECRYAACEPLRNNPEEHLTVHFTKPDAPVIPFMENETITCNQEGRPLRNTLTSGFRECVYDPQPGFQDYWMAGIPPECPRVDCGIPAETPGATYGYTVDTQYQSSFFFGCEDTFSLAGQTSRNDNAVTCQADGNWDFGDLRCEGPVCSDPGHPPEGTQIASSYEQGSEVKFECSRPGYIPITDEPIHCIREPECRVVAPIGITSGKIPSSAINATSERGNYEAHNIRLNSATGWCGLTESFTYVTVDLGTVHRIKAVLVKGVITNDVVGRPTEIRFFYKEQEEENYIVYFPNFNLTARDPGNYGELAMITLPTVVTARFVILGIVSYDKNPCLKFELMGCEDEPAEKRLLGYDMGFPICVDNEPPQFANCPINPIVVQKGVDGFQSVNFTVPTAYDNSGTIARTEIRPAGFRPPMHIFKDMMVEYLAFDFDGNVAICQINITVPDDIPPSVTCPQSYVIALVEQQENYRVNFNSSITLSSVNASDNSGHYKLRVTPEVALIRVGGYANVSVIATDPSGNAASCNFQVAVQATACVDWELKEPANGKLNCIPGEGKSMECLATCNDGFRFTDNMPVKAFTCTIETSWQPSRVVPDCVSEDTQEASYDVLASVLYRANGAVQPTCLTQYKSLLQQYYESLNGVLSSRCSAAVNVAIDVIFHDTTLNLAQENVVEVQYVVRLTPEVKQKLLYELCGSTLSLIFDLSVPSTSAVIEPILNLSSAGNSCPPMRALSSNVTRGFTCNVGEVLNVDTAVVPRCLHCPAGTFARREEKACSPCQRGFYQDQSRQGACKQCLPGTYTYNEGSKSAMDCVPVCGYGTYSPTGLVPCLNCPHNSYTEDPPVDGFKKCQACPPDTFTYAAATASQQMCRRKCREGSYSDTGLEPCAPCPFNFYQPFDGRTTCLECSTGNRTLDAGSSSEEECVPVICTEGICQNGGLCLSRQHQVQCYCPAGFTGRFCDVDIDECASQPCYNQGTCVDLPQGYKCECAEGYSGLQCQDEVSECVEDACPDRAMCKDNPGKDTYECLCRSGYTGPGCNITVNPCTEKDNPCANNAACVPLEQGRFRCECLPGWEGRMCEVNIDDCKENPCLLEANCTDLIHDFRCDCPNGFTGKRCHIKVDLCKSSPCTNGICVDRFFYHECICHPGWTGESCEVNEDDCVEDPCQNGGECIDLVNEFRCECDTGYTGKLCQHTIDDCVSEPCQNGGTCVDKLDGFMCECRPGFVGLQCEASIDECISNPCNPVGTEKCLDLDNMFKCQCHPGYDGEFCENNINECATNPCFNEGLCIDGVADFTCTCRPGWTGKRCENDIGGCESVPCLNKAECLNLFEDYFCVCPSGTDGKRCQVTPERCVGNPCMNGASCQDYGSGLNCTCSEDFTGIGCQFEFDACEAGLCKNGATCIDRGAGYECVCPAGYTGRHCDEDIVNCTPTSCPPGATCIDLTNDFYCKCPFNLTGEDCRKVINIDYELYINDESKASSASLATPFMLGSATSFTLALWVQFAIPDDLGTIFTLYSVSSPYVPSDKRVILQATNAGIAIEFFKDLKEFVTYRPNIPVNDGQWHHVALVWDGTAGVLTLTTDAVVVAQVEGFAQGRQLPMYGWLTLGSVETKFAGYTNERGFHGRVARLNAWNRPLDFRTEIPKMVRSCMNSPVMFDGLLLRWTGYDMVKGNVERIGPSTCGQYVCPPGYTGDCSVLERDKTPPRVDHCPGDIWVITRNGSAVVDWDEPVFSDNIGIEQVVDKSGYSPGQAFTWGTYDVARVAYDVAGNSATCSFNVYVLEEFCPKLDDPVGGVQRCSDWGPGGRFKVCKIECNDGLKFSTKVPDFYTCGAEGFWRPTHDPSYPLVYPSCSPASPAQRVFNINMQFPSSVICNAAGQNVLSERIKIALNKLNAQWNFCTHTAASTGQCNGLDVIVDCSRRNRVARDTMDSRAKRQAAPETDDVYQVKITFPSVNEPRWKRSTDQAYQYNLKVSFPAKNDPVQNTNSELESTVRRLIEGVILEQDQFDVRDALPNVVPDPSSLDLKSEYSCPVGKVVVDSECVDCATGTYYDQETKSCKLCESGTYQNEMGQVACKPCPQRAGRQEVTKTSGSRSVENCQERCAAGRYFDEEMSVCRSCGYGYYQSEEGKFSCKRCDRGLTTRTKEAVSSSECREECESGLQLGTTGPCEPCPRGTYRTKGIHAACIRCPEDRTTLGPGASSLEECSLPICIAGTFLSNLNTAYECLKCPKGTYQPEALQTSCIDCPQDTSTHDVGATSMEECSNPCEVHGEQMLCDPNALCLFISETNDFECQCKPGFNGSGEHCSNKCDGFCENNGACKKNEDEEPFCVCSGSFTGSKCQIKSDFTYIAGGIAGAVVFLILIVLLVWMICIRATRRREPKKGFINQPSIDPNGSQVNFYYGAPAPYAESIAPSHHSTYAHYYDDEEDAWEMPNFYNETYMKTGFQNGAGNSLARSNASIYGNKEDLYDRLRKHAYQGKKDKDETGDSDDQAH, from the exons AACACTCTCGGGCAGACAGGACCTTACTGATAAACTTTTCATCTCAGCCTCCAACTTCATGATTCTCAAATTCAAGACCGATGCCTCAGTGGAGAAGCGAGGTTTCAG GGCATCATGGAAGACAGAACCACAGAACTGCGGTGGAGAATTGATTGCTACACCCCAGGAGCAGATTATGACATCCTACAACTACCCACTCAACTACCCTGGTGGTCTCGAGTGTCTTTACATGCTCAAGACACAACAAGGACGTGTCATCACTCTCGAGATTCTTGATTTGGATCTTGAGGATG ACAAAGATTTTGTGTTGGTGCGAGATGGTGATTCACCTTCAGACCCTCTGCTGGCTCGGCTCACTGGCTCCCAGGAAGACAACCATCGTTTTATCGTCTCAACTGGCCCTGTTATTTACTTCTACTTCTACACCAACCTTGGAGTTTCTCAACGAGGATTCCGCATCAA GTACTACTCAGGATGCTCTGTAACTATGGATGCCAACAAGGGCATCATTTCTTCTCCTGCTTATGGTATTAGGGAGTACCCAACTAACCAAGAGTGCAGCTATCTCATCAGACGACCTGGTGGAGGACCTCTCTCACTCAGG TTCAATGACTTTGTTGTGGAAAATAAGGATACTGTGCAGGTGTATGATGGGATGACATCATCTCAAGGTATTCGCCTACATTCTGGCAAAGGTTTCTCTGCTAACAACCCTCCCACCATTACTCTGACTGCTGATTCTGGCTCCATGTTTCTCATGTTCAACTCTGACCCCCTACGATCGGCCAGAGGATGGTCAGCCAATTTTTCTGCAG ATTGCCCAATGTTAACTGCTGGTGAAGGAGCCATTGCTTCTTCACGTGACACCTCCTTTGGCAGCATTGTGACTTACACATGTCCTGTGGGTCAAGAGTTTGCCAATAACAAGACTGCCATTGTTACTACATGTATGCCTGGGGGGACCTGGTCCACTGACTATATTCCCAAATGCCAAG TTGTTTACTGTGGCCCAGTGCCCCAGATTGACAATGGCTTCAGTATTGGTGCCACCAATGTGACATACCTTGGTCAAGCCACCTACCAATGTTATGCAGGCTTTGGCTTCCCCAGCAGCAAGGGTGTCGAGACCATCACATGTACAGAACACGGGGAGTGGCAGCGACTTCCAGAGTGCCTAG CATCACAGTGCCCTGCTCTACCAGAAACCCCACATGCCAACCAAACTGTGCTTAACGGTGGAGGACGTAGTTATGGCACCGTGGTGAGGTTTCAGTGTGAGGCTGGCTATTACCGCACTGGTCTCCCTGTTATCCACTGCATGTCCAATGGCTCTTGGTCAGGTGACGTGCCCACTTGTTCAAGAATCAAGTGTTATGATTATCCAAAG ATTGCTAATGGATTTGTTGCTGATCTTACCCGTGACTACTACTTTGGAGACGAAGCCAGAGTGCAGTGCCATCGTGGTTACCAGTTAGTTGGTTCTTCCATCATCCAGTGTGGCTCAGACCAACAATTTCTTAACCTACCAACTTGTCAAG ATATTAATGAATGTGATGCCGCCCAGTGCGATGCTGCCTCAACTGAATGCAAAAACACCCCTGGAGCCTTCTCGTGTATGTGCAAGCCTGGCTTCCGACCTAATCTTGACTGTCGGCCACGAGGAGACCTTGGTGTATCTGATGGTGGTATTCCAGATGATGCAATGTTTGTGTCTTCCACTGCTGCAGGTTATGAAAAGAAT AGTGTACGTCTCAACTCTCAGCTTGGCTGGTGTGGTGCTGAGCATGAGCCTGGTCGAAACTGGGTTATGGTTGACCTTCGTGTCCCTACTGTTATCATTGGTTTCCGTACACAGCCTGTTGAGCGTGCTGATGGTCAGAGCGCCTTTGCTAAATCTATCCGCTTGCAGTACACAGATGATCTAACTGACGTGTTTCGTGAGTACACCAATCGTGATGGATCACCAGTGGAGTTCAGAATTACCTCGGGGGTTTCTTTGTCTGTAGTAAACCTCCCTACTCCTGTTGAAGCTCGTTATATCCGTCTCACTATTGCTGATTATGAAACGGCACCCTGCCTTAAGTTTGAACTCATGGGCTGTGCACGCCAAGACTGTATTGATGTAAATGAATGTGAAGATAATAATGGAGGCTGCGATCAGCGTTGCATCAATTCTCCAGGATCTTTCTCTTGTCTGTGTAATGTTGGTTATGATCTCTTCACTGAAAATGGGACAGCTGGGTTctacacagagaaatatgaatctGGTCTCCGTGATGGTGACACCTATCGGCTGAACAAGACATGCGTAAGGAAGATGTGTCCAGGACTGGAGTCACCATCAAATGGATTGTTGCTGGATACTCGTGACATGTATCATTACGGGGATCTTGTCTCATTCCAATGCAATTTCGGATATGTCATGGTTGGATCTGACAAACTAATATGTAACAGTAATGGTATTTGGAATGGTACTTTACCTGAATGTCGGTATGCAGCTTGTGAACCCTTACGAAATAACCCGGAAGAACACCTTACAGTTCATTTTACTAAGCCTGATGCTCCAGTGATCccattcatggaaaatgaaactATTACTTGTAATCAAGAAGGCAGACCATTAAGGAATACATTGACATCTGGATTccgtgagtgtgtgtatgatCCTCAGCCTGGCTTCCAAGATTACTGGATGGCAGGTATTCCACCAGAATGCCCACGTGTCGACTGTGGCATACCAGCAGAGACACCTGGGGCTACATATGGCTATACTGTAGACACTCAGTATCAGTCATCCTTTTTCTTTGGCTGTGAAGACACATTCAGCCTTGCTGGCCAAACTAGCAGAAATGACAATGCAGTTACGTGCCAGGCTGATGGTAACTGGGACTTCGGTGACCTAAGATGTGAAGGCCCCGTTTGCTCTGATCCTGGCCACCCACCTGAGGGTACACAAATTGCTTCTAGCTATGAGCAAGGGTCTGAAGTGAAATTTGAATGTTCTCGTCCAGGCTATATCCCCATTACTGATGAACCCATTCATTGCATACGTGAGCCAGAGTGTCGTGTTGTTGCTCCAATTGGGATAACATCGGGCAAGATTCCATCATctgctattaatgccacctccgaGCGTGGGAACTATGAGGCTCATAATATTCGTTTGAACTCTGCCACTGGGTGGTGTGGCCTGACGGAATCTTTTACATATGTCACCGTAGACCTAGGAACAGTGCACAGAATTAAGGCAGTTTTAGTGAAAGGAGTTATTACAAATGATGTTGTTGGAAGACCAACTGAAATTCGCTTCTTCTATAAGGAACAGGAGGAAGAAAATTACATCGTCTACTTCCCAAATTTTAATCTTACAGCTCGAGATCCAGGCAATTATGGGGAGCTGGCAATGATAACGCTCCCAACGGTTGTGACGGCACGCTTTGTTATTCTTGGCATTGTCAGCTATGATAAAAATCCATGCCTTAAATTTGAATTGATGGGTTGTGAGGATGAACCAGCTGAGAAGCGCCTCCTTGGCTATGACATGGGCTTCCCTATATGTGTTGATAATGAACCACCACAATTTGCAAATTGCCCCATTAATCCTATAGTTGTTCAAAAGGGTGTTGATGGCTTCCAAAGTGTCAACTTTACAGTGCCAACTGCATATGACAATTCAGGCACGATTGCTCGCACTGAAATACGTCCAGCTGGCTTCCGACCCCCTATGCATATTTTTAAGGATATGATGGTTgaatatttggcatttgattttgaTGGAAATGTTGCCATTTGTCAGATTAATATTACTGTCCCCGATGACATTCCACCTTCAGTTACCTGTCCTCAGAGTTATGTGATTGCATTGGTTGAACAACAAGAAAATTATCGTGTGAACTTTAACTCCTCAATCACATTGTCTAGTGTAAATGCCAGTGATAATAGTGGACATTATAAGCTGAGAGTAACACCTGAAGTTGCACTTATAAGAGTTGGAGGTTATGCGAATGTTAGTGTCATTGCTACAGATCCCTCTGGAAATGCTGCATCCTGTAACTTTCAAGTTGCTGTGCAGGCAACAGCTTGTGTAGATTGGGAATTAAAGGAACCAGCAAATGGTAAACTGAATTGCATACCGGGTGAAGGTAAAAGTATGGAATGTTTGGCTACATGCAATGATGGATTTAGATTTACTGATAACATGCCAGTCAAGGCTTTCACTTGCACCATAGAGACCTCTTGGCAACCCTCACGAGTGGTTCCTGATTGTGTTAGTGAGGACACTCAGGAGGCCAGCTACGATGTCTTGGCATCTGTTTTGTATCGAGCTAATGGTGCCGTACAGCCCACCTGTCTCACTCAATATAAAAGTCTCCTGCAGCAATACTATGAAAGTCTCAATGGTGTGTTGTCTAGCCGCTGCTCTGCTGCTGTTAATGTAGCTATTGATGTGATTTTCCATGATACGACACTTAATCTTGCACAGGAAAATGTAGTGGAGGTTCAATATGTGGTTCGTTTGACTCCTGAAGTTAAACAAAAACTGCTTTATGAGCTCTGTGGTTCCACATTATCATTGATTTTTGATTTGAGTGTGCCTTCAACTTCTGCAGTAATTGAACCCATACTCAATCTGTCGTCTGCAGGCAACTCTTGTCCACCGATGCGTGCTTTGAGTTCCAATGTCACTCGAGGATTCACTTGCAATGTTGGAGAGGTTCTAAATGTAGATACAGCTGTGGTGCCACGTTGCCTTCACTGTCCTGCTGGTACCTTTGCACGTCGGGAAGAGAAGGCCTGTTCTCCTTGCCAGAGAGGATTCTACCAGGACCAGAGTCGTCAAGGTGCTTGTAAACAATGCTTGCCCGGTACATACACATACAATGAAGGTAGCAAATCTGCTATGGACTGTGTCCCTGTCTGTGGTTATGGGACTTATTCACCAACAGGTCTAGTACCATGTCTAAACTGCCCACACAATTCTTACACAGAAGATCCTCCTGTCGATGGTTTCAAGAAATGCCAGGCTTGTCCTCCAGACACTTTCACCTATGCAGCTGCCACTGCCTCCCAGCAAATGTGTCGCAGGAAGTGCAGAGAAGGAAGTTACTCTGATACAGGACTGGAACCATGTGCACCCTGCCCCTTCAACTTCTATCAGCCATTTGATGGTCGGACAACTTGTCTTGAGTGTTCAACAGGAAATCGCACCCTAGATGCAGGATCAAGCTCCGAGGAAGAATGTGTACCTGTGATCTGCACTGAGGGAATCTGTCAGAACGGAGGCTTGTGCTTATCACGTCAGCACCAAGTGCAGTGTTATTGCCCTGCAGGTTTTACTGGCAGATTCTGTGATGTGGATATTGATGAGTGTGCCTCACAACCATGCTATAACCAGGGAACTTGTGTTGATCTTCCCCAGGGTTACAAATGTGAATGTGCTGAAGGATACAGTGGGCTTCAGTGCCAAGATGAAGTCAGTGAATGTGTTGAGGATGCTTGTCCTGACCGAGCCATGTGCAAGGATAACCCCGGGAAAGATACATACGAGTGTCTGTGCCGTTCAGGCTATACTGGTCCTGGCTGCAATATCACAGTAAACCCATGTACAGAAAAGGATAACCCTTGTGCTAATAATGCAGCCTGTGTACCACTAGAACAAGGTCGTTTCCGGTGTGAATGTCTGCCTGGCTGGGAAGGACGAATGTGTGAAGTGAACATAGATGATTGCAAAGAGAACCCTTGTCTACTCGAAGCCAACTGTACAGATCTCATTCATGATTTTCGTTGTGACTGTCCAAATGGTTTCACAGGAAAACGTTGCCACATCAAAGTAGACCTCTGCAAATCTTCCCCATGTACCAATGGCATCTGTGTTGACCGTTTCTTCTATCATGAGTGCATTTGCCATCCAGGTTGGACAGGGGAAAGCTGTGAAGTAAATGAAGATGACTGTGTTGAAGATCCCTGTCAGAATGGCGGCGAGTGCATTGACTTGGTTAATGAATTCCGTTGTGAATGTGACACCGGGTATACTGGAAAACTTTGTCAGCACACAATTGACGATTGTGTTTCTGAACCTTGCCAGAATGGTGGTACTTGTGTTGACAAACTTGATGGCTTCATGTGTGAATGCAGACCTGGCTTTGTAGGTTTACAATGCGAGGCATCAATTGATGAGTGCATCAGCAATCCTTGCAATCCAGTTGGCACAGAAAAATGTTTGGACCTTGACAACATGTTCAAGTGCCAATGTCATCCTGGCTATGATGGTGAATTTTGTGAAAACAACATTAATGAATGTGCCACAAACCCATGCTTTAATGAGGGTCTGTGCATAGATGGTGTAGCAGACTTCACTTGCACCTGCAGACCAGGGTGGACAGGCAAACGATGTGAAAATGACATTGGTGGTTGTGAATCTGTGCCTTGCCTCAATAAGGCTGAATGCTTAAACCTATTTGAGGACTACTTCTGTGTTTGCCCATCTGGAACTGATGGAAAGAGGTGCCAGGTTACCCCTGAACGGTGTGTGGGCAATCCCTGCATGAACGGAGCCTCCTGTCAAGACTATGGTTCTGGTCTCAACTGCACCTGCTCTGAGGACTTCACTGGCATTGGCTGTCAATTTGAGTTTGATGCCTGTGAGGCCGGTCTGTGTAAAAATGGTGCCACATGTATTGACCGAGGTGCTGGCTATGAGTGTGTGTGCCCTGCAGGTTACACTGGAAGACACTGCGATGAGGACATTGTTAACTGCACACCAACTTCGTGTCCCCCTGGTGCAACGTGCATTGACTTGACTAATGATTTCTACTGCAAGTGTCCTTTCAACCTTACTGGAGAAGACTGTAGGAAGG TGATCAATATCGACTATGAGTTATACATAAATGATGAGAGCAAGGCATCCAGTGCCTCACTAGCAACGCCCTTCATGCTCGGCAGTGCCACATCCTTCACTCTGGCACTCTGGGTTCAGTTTGCCATCCCTGACGATCTAGGCACCATTTTCACACTCTACTCTGTTTC GAGCCCATATGTGCCGTCTGACAAGAGGGTTATTCTTCAAGCGACCAATGCAGGTATTGCCATAGAGTTCTTTAAAGATCTGAAGGAGTTTGTAACCTACCGTCCTAACATCCCAGTCAACGACGGTCAGTGGCACCACGTCGCTCTCGTGTGGGACGGCACCGCTGGTGTGCTCACTCTCACCACCGATGCCGTAGTTGTTGCTCAGGTGGAAGGATTTGCCCAAGGACGCCAGTTGCCCATGTA TGGCTGGTTGACCCTTGGCTCTGTTGAGACTAAATTTGCTGGCTACACTAACGAACGAGGTTTCCATGGTCGTGTTGCTCGTCTTAATGCCTGGAATCGTCCTCTTGACTTCCGCACAGAAATTCCAAAAATG GTTCGCTCATGCATGAACTCTCCAGTTATGTTTGATGGTCTTTTACTTCGATGGACTGGTTATGATATGGTAAAGGGCAATGTGGAGCGGATTGGACCATCTACCTGTGGACAGTATGTGTGTCCCCCTGGCTACACAGGGGACTGCTCGGTATTGGAAAGGGACAAGACGCCTCCTCGTGTGGACCACTGCCCTGGAGATATTTGGGTCATTACACGAAATGGCTCTGCAGTGGTTGATTGGGATGAACCTGTATTTTCTGATAATATTGGTATTGAGCAGGTTGTTGACAAGTCTGGCTATTCTCCAGGACAG GCCTTCACATGGGGTACTTACGATGTTGCCAGAGTGGCCTATGATGTTGCTGGTAACTCGGCCACTTGTTCATTTAATGTTTACGTACTGGAAGAGTTCTGCCCAAAATTGGACGATCCTGTAGGAGGTGTTCAGCGTTGCTCAGACTGGGGTCCCGGTGGCCGTTTCAAGGTCTGCAAAATTGAGTGCAATGATGGGCTCAAGTTTTCCACAAAG GTTCCCGACTTCTACACGTGTGGTGCCGAGGGCTTTTGGCGTCCAACACACGACCCATCATACCCACTGGTGTACCCGTCGTGTTCCCCAGCCTCTCCTGCACAAAGAGTCTTCAACATTAACATGCAGTTCCCATCCTCTGTAATTTGCAATGCAGCTGGCCAAAATGTTCTCAGTGAAAGGATTAAGATT GCACTAAACAAACTGAATGCTCAGTGGAACTTCTGCACTCACACTGCTGCTTCTACGGGACAATGCAATGGCCTCGATGTAATTGTTGACTGCTCTCGAAGGAACCGTGTAGCTCGTGACACTATGGACTCGAGGGCCAAACGTCAAGCTGCTCCTGAAACTGATGACGTCTATCAAGTGAAGATCACTTTTCCTTCTGTAAA CGAGCCACGATGGAAGAGGAGCACAGATCAGGCTTACCAGTATAACCTGAAAGTCTCTTTCCCTGCCAAGAA TGATCCTGTCCAGAACACTAATTCAGAATTGGAATCGACTGTTCGTCGTTTGATTGAAGGAGTTATCCTTGAACAAGATCAGTTTGATGTTCGTGATGCTCTTCCCAATGTTGTCCCAGATCCATCCTCTCTTGACCTCAAATCTGAATATTCATGTCCTGTTGGCAAG GTTGTGGTTGATAGTGAATGTGTGGACTGTGCAACAGGGACTTATTATGATCAGGAGACAAAATCTTGCAAGCTGTGTGAATCTGGCACATACCAGAATGAGATGGGTCAGGTTGCCTGCAAGCCATGCCCTCAGCGTGCAGGTCGGCAAGAAGTTACCAAGACATCAGGCTCACGCTCGGTTGAAAACTGCCAGGAGCGGTGTGCTGCTGGAAGGTACTTTGATGAAGAAATGAGTGTTTGTCGATCTTGTGGTTATGGGTATTACCAATCTGAAGAGGGCAAATTCTCATGTAAGAGGTGTGATCGAGGCCTCACCACACGCACAAAAGAGGCCGTATCATCATCTGAATGCCGTGAGGAGTGTGAATCAGGTCTCCAGCTTGGCACAACTGGTCCATGTGAGCCTTGCCCTCGTGGAACATACCGTACCAagggtattcatgctgcttgcatccgCTGTCCAGAAGATCGTACCACTCTAGGACCTGGTGCATCTTCCCTGGAAGAATGCTCTCTACCAATATGCATTGCTGGAACATTCCTTTCTAATCTGAACACAGCATatgaatgtctgaaatgtcctaaAGGCACTTATCAACCAGAGGCACTGCAAACATCATGTATAGACTGTCCACAAGACACCTCAACCCATGACGTTGGTGCCACCTCGATGGAGGAGTGTTCAAATCCCTGTGAGGTTCATGGGGAACAGATGCTTTGCGACCCCAATGCCCTTTGTCTCTTTATCTCGGAAACAAATGACTTTGAATGCCAGTGCAAACCAGGATTCAATGGTTCTGGAGAACACTGTTCTA ATAAGTGTGACGGCTTCTGTGAGAATAACGGTGCTTGTAAAAAGAATGAAGATGAGGAGCCCTTCTGCGTTTGCTCAGGTTCTTTCACAGGCAgcaaatgccag ATTAAGAGCGACTTCACATATATTGCTGGAGGCATCGCGGGTGCTGTTGTCTTCCTGATTCTCATTGTGCTTCTGGTATGGATGATCTGCATCCGCGCCACCAGGAGACGTGAGCCTAAGAAGGGCTTCATCAACCAGCCATCCATTGATCCCAACGGTTCACAG GTTAACTTCTATTATGGAGCACCTGCCCCTTATGCGGAAAGCATTGCACCATCTCATCACTCAACTTATGCTCATTACTACGATGATGAAGAAGATGCCTGGGAGATGCCTAACTTCTACAATGAGACTTACATGAAGA CCGGGTTCCAGAATGGAGCAGGAAATAGCCTGGCTCGGTCTAACGCCTCCATCTACGGCAACAAGGAAGACCTGTACGATCGCCTCCGCAAGCACGCTTACCAAGGCAAGAAAG ATAAAGACGAGACAGGTGACAGTGATGATCAAGCCCATTGA